The Streptomyces griseiscabiei genome includes a window with the following:
- a CDS encoding serine/threonine-protein kinase — protein MPQEAISDRYELLEELSHGGMGDVWRGYDAVLDRPVAVKLIRQASVTSPQLAEEFAKRFRREARITARIQHPGVPQVYDAVLDASYERLFLVMELVDGVPLSAYLDPGRPLPVSWAAAVAAQVATVLSYAHDVPVIHRDLKPGNILVARDGTVKVLDFGIAAMLRTDVTKLTATGSPIGTHQYMSPEQVRGGRVTPQTDLYALGCVLHELLSGRLAFEAESEYLLMYQHVNAAPTPLRQLRPDVPEALEDLVLHLLRKAPEARPADTQEVYARLLPFLPPPGQEPGAADAGPVGAPDPTGVFRHPFAPRARAQAPATGALPPTAVLPDAQPVPVPARLREDIKEAYARSDALLEEERFAQAAEVLGEVIEPAALALGSESKPVLALRRQRAAIRLLGGDYRAALPEFEALADAYARIAGPTGEQSRACRAQAARCRAELGQVTDALAALQGVLAVVRAVDSDVSEEAVELRHNIGMLLLAQGRAAEAWQVLEPLHQDMCMVFGPEDEMTVEIAEALAVIRLDLDGSAS, from the coding sequence GTGCCGCAGGAGGCGATCTCCGACCGCTACGAACTCCTGGAGGAGCTCAGTCACGGCGGCATGGGCGACGTATGGCGCGGTTACGATGCCGTGCTCGACCGGCCTGTCGCCGTGAAGCTCATCCGGCAGGCGTCGGTCACCTCCCCGCAGCTGGCCGAGGAGTTCGCCAAACGATTCCGCCGCGAGGCCCGCATCACCGCGCGCATTCAGCACCCCGGCGTGCCGCAGGTGTACGACGCGGTGCTCGACGCGTCGTACGAGCGGCTGTTCCTGGTGATGGAGCTCGTCGACGGCGTACCGCTGTCCGCCTACCTCGACCCCGGCCGGCCGTTGCCGGTCAGCTGGGCGGCTGCCGTCGCCGCGCAGGTCGCGACCGTGCTGTCGTACGCGCACGACGTGCCGGTGATCCACCGGGACCTGAAGCCGGGCAACATCCTCGTCGCTCGCGACGGCACGGTGAAGGTCCTCGACTTCGGCATCGCGGCAATGCTGCGGACGGACGTCACCAAGCTGACCGCCACCGGCAGCCCCATCGGCACCCACCAGTACATGTCCCCCGAGCAGGTCCGCGGCGGACGCGTCACCCCGCAGACCGACCTGTACGCGCTCGGCTGCGTGCTGCACGAACTCCTCAGCGGGCGCCTCGCGTTCGAGGCGGAGAGCGAGTACCTGCTGATGTACCAGCACGTCAACGCCGCCCCCACCCCGCTGCGACAGCTGCGGCCCGACGTCCCCGAGGCGCTGGAGGATCTGGTCCTGCACCTGCTGCGCAAGGCGCCCGAGGCGCGGCCCGCCGACACGCAGGAGGTGTACGCGCGGCTGCTGCCGTTCCTCCCGCCGCCGGGCCAGGAGCCCGGCGCGGCGGATGCCGGGCCGGTCGGCGCGCCCGACCCGACGGGCGTGTTCCGTCACCCCTTCGCACCCCGCGCCCGTGCCCAGGCCCCCGCAACCGGTGCCTTGCCGCCCACAGCCGTTCTCCCAGACGCCCAGCCGGTGCCCGTCCCCGCCCGGCTGCGCGAGGACATCAAGGAGGCGTACGCCCGCTCCGACGCGCTGCTGGAGGAGGAGCGGTTCGCGCAGGCCGCCGAGGTGCTCGGCGAGGTCATCGAACCCGCGGCCCTCGCCCTCGGCTCCGAGAGCAAGCCGGTGCTGGCACTGCGCCGCCAGCGAGCGGCGATCCGCCTCCTCGGCGGGGACTACCGGGCCGCCCTGCCCGAGTTCGAGGCCCTCGCCGACGCCTACGCCCGCATCGCCGGACCCACCGGCGAGCAGTCCCGCGCCTGCCGCGCCCAGGCGGCCCGGTGCCGCGCCGAACTCGGCCAGGTCACCGACGCGCTCGCCGCGCTCCAGGGCGTGCTGGCCGTCGTGCGGGCCGTCGATAGCGACGTGAGCGAGGAAGCCGTGGAGCTGCGGCACAACATCGGGATGCTGCTGCTCGCCCAGGGCCGGGCCGCCGAGGCGTGGCAGGTTCTCGAACCGCTCCACCAGGACATGTGCATGGTGTTCGGCCCGGAGGACGAGATGACCGTCGAGATCGCCGAGGCGCTCGCCGTGATCCGCCTCGACCTCGACGGTTCGGCTTCCTGA